A single region of the Mycobacterium avium subsp. avium genome encodes:
- the rpsO gene encoding 30S ribosomal protein S15, whose protein sequence is MALTAEQKKEILGTYGLHDTDTGSPEAQVALLTKRIADLTEHLKVHKHDHHSRRGLLLLVGRRRRLLKYVAQIDVERYRSLVERLGLRR, encoded by the coding sequence GTGGCGCTGACAGCCGAGCAGAAGAAAGAAATCCTGGGCACCTACGGCCTGCATGACACCGACACGGGCTCCCCGGAGGCGCAGGTCGCGCTGCTGACCAAGCGGATCGCCGACCTGACCGAGCACCTGAAGGTGCACAAGCACGACCACCACTCGCGGCGCGGACTGCTGCTGCTGGTCGGGCGGCGCCGGCGGCTGCTCAAGTACGTCGCCCAGATCGACGTCGAGCGGTACCGCTCGCTGGTCGAGCGGCTGGGCCTGCGCCGCTGA
- a CDS encoding DUF3558 domain-containing protein: MFANVRLLGALGALLTAAIAGTAGVLSAPPAPDGGAAGPVELRSTAQPLETTMKSPIVATTDPRPFDPCEDIPFDAVQGLGLAFTPPEHEDGLRCHFDAGNYQVAVEPIIWRTYEQSLPADAVETTIAGHRAAQYWVLKPTYHNSYWFYSCMVAFKTSYGVLQQALYYSTVYSNPEVDCMQTNLQRANDLAPYYKF; this comes from the coding sequence GTGTTCGCCAATGTTCGGCTGTTGGGGGCGCTGGGTGCGCTGCTCACAGCGGCCATCGCGGGCACCGCGGGGGTGCTGAGCGCCCCACCCGCGCCGGACGGCGGCGCCGCCGGGCCCGTCGAGCTGCGATCGACCGCCCAGCCGCTGGAGACCACCATGAAGAGCCCCATCGTGGCGACCACCGACCCGCGCCCGTTCGACCCGTGCGAGGACATCCCGTTCGACGCCGTCCAGGGGCTGGGGCTGGCCTTCACGCCACCCGAACACGAGGACGGGCTGCGCTGCCACTTCGACGCCGGGAACTACCAGGTGGCCGTCGAGCCGATCATCTGGCGCACCTACGAGCAGTCGTTGCCCGCCGACGCGGTCGAGACGACGATCGCCGGCCACCGCGCCGCGCAGTATTGGGTGCTCAAGCCCACCTACCACAACAGCTACTGGTTCTACTCCTGCATGGTGGCGTTCAAGACCAGCTACGGCGTGCTGCAGCAGGCGCTGTACTACTCGACCGTTTACTCCAATCCCGAGGTCGACTGCATGCAGACCAATCTGCAGCGCGCCAACGACCTGGCCCCCTACTACAAGTTCTAG
- a CDS encoding lipid-transfer protein, whose amino-acid sequence MSNKVYVVGVGMTKFEKPGRREGWDYPGMARESGTNALADAGIDYREVQQGYVGYVAGDSTSGQRALYELGMTGIPIVNVNNNCSTGSTALFLAAQAIRGGLVDCAIALGFEKMQPGSLGGGAQDRESPMGRHVKAMAEIDEFAMPVAPWMFGAAGREHMRQYGSTAEHFAKIGYKNHKHSVNNPFAQFQESYTLEDILAARMISDPLTKLQCSPTSDGSGAAILASEAFVDKHGLAGQAVEIVGQAMTTDFASTFDGSAKNLIGYDMNVQAAQQVYDQSGLGPQDFQVIELHDCFSANELLLYEALGLCGPGEAPKLIDNGDTTYGGRWVVNPSGGLISKGHPLGATGLAQCAELTWQLRGTADKRQVENVSAALQHNIGLGGAAVVTAYQRAER is encoded by the coding sequence ATGTCCAACAAGGTTTACGTCGTCGGCGTCGGCATGACGAAATTCGAGAAGCCCGGCCGCCGCGAGGGCTGGGACTATCCGGGCATGGCGCGCGAGTCGGGGACCAACGCGCTGGCCGACGCCGGCATCGACTACCGCGAGGTGCAGCAGGGCTACGTCGGCTACGTCGCCGGCGACTCGACGTCCGGCCAGCGCGCGCTCTACGAGCTGGGCATGACCGGCATCCCGATCGTCAACGTCAACAACAACTGCTCCACCGGTTCGACCGCGCTCTTCCTGGCCGCCCAGGCCATCCGCGGCGGGCTCGTCGACTGCGCGATCGCGCTGGGTTTCGAGAAGATGCAACCGGGCTCGCTGGGCGGCGGCGCCCAGGACCGCGAATCGCCGATGGGCCGCCACGTCAAGGCGATGGCCGAGATCGACGAGTTCGCCATGCCCGTCGCGCCGTGGATGTTCGGCGCCGCCGGCCGCGAGCACATGCGCCAATACGGCAGCACCGCAGAGCATTTCGCCAAGATCGGCTATAAGAACCACAAGCATTCGGTGAACAACCCGTTCGCTCAGTTCCAGGAGTCCTACACGCTCGAGGACATCCTGGCCGCGCGGATGATCTCCGATCCGCTGACCAAGCTGCAGTGCTCGCCCACCTCGGACGGCTCGGGCGCGGCGATCCTGGCCAGCGAGGCGTTCGTCGACAAGCACGGGCTGGCCGGCCAGGCGGTGGAGATCGTCGGCCAGGCCATGACCACCGACTTCGCCTCGACGTTCGACGGCAGCGCGAAGAACCTCATCGGCTACGACATGAACGTCCAAGCCGCGCAACAGGTTTACGACCAATCCGGGTTGGGGCCGCAGGATTTCCAGGTGATCGAGCTGCACGACTGCTTCTCGGCCAACGAACTTCTGCTCTATGAAGCCCTCGGCTTGTGCGGCCCGGGCGAGGCGCCCAAGCTGATCGACAACGGCGACACCACCTACGGCGGGCGCTGGGTGGTCAACCCGTCCGGCGGCCTGATCTCCAAGGGGCACCCGCTGGGCGCCACCGGGCTGGCGCAATGCGCCGAGCTGACCTGGCAGCTGCGCGGCACCGCGGACAAACGTCAGGTCGAAAACGTCAGCGCCGCACTGCAACACAACATCGGGCTGGGTGGCGCGGCCGTCGTCACCGCCTACCAGCGCGCCGAACGCTAA
- a CDS encoding acyl-CoA dehydrogenase family protein: MIEWSDTDLMVRDAVRQFVDKEIRPHLDELESGAMSPYPIARKLFSQFGLDTMAAEAVKKMLDRERSGADENGDSSGAANEFSGGGAQGSMIAVLVSEIARVSIGLLSTASVSLGLGAATIASRGTLAQKERWLPELMTLEKIAAWAITEPDSGSDAFGGMKTSVRRSGDGDGAYILNGQKTFITNGPYADVLVVYAKLDEGDPSVDKRNRSVLVFVLDAGMPGLTQGKPFKKMGMMSSPTGELFFDNVRLTPDRLLGESEQHAEGDGRDSARANFAAERIGIAMMALGIIDECHRLCVDYAKSRTLWGKNIGQFQLIQLKLAKMEIARMNVQNMVFHTIERQQAGKPLTLAEASAIKLYSSEAATEVAMEAVQLFGGNGYMAEYRVEQLARDAKSLMIYAGSNEVQVTHIAKGLLSS; encoded by the coding sequence ATGATCGAATGGTCCGACACCGACCTGATGGTCCGCGACGCCGTCCGGCAATTCGTGGACAAGGAGATCCGGCCGCACCTGGACGAATTGGAAAGCGGCGCGATGTCGCCCTATCCGATCGCGCGCAAGCTGTTCAGCCAGTTCGGCCTCGACACCATGGCCGCCGAGGCGGTCAAGAAGATGCTGGACCGCGAGCGTAGCGGAGCCGACGAAAATGGCGACAGCTCAGGCGCCGCAAACGAATTCAGCGGCGGCGGCGCGCAAGGCTCGATGATCGCGGTGCTGGTCTCCGAGATCGCTCGGGTCAGCATCGGATTGCTGTCCACCGCGTCGGTCAGCCTGGGCCTGGGCGCGGCCACCATCGCCAGCCGCGGGACGCTGGCCCAAAAAGAGCGCTGGCTGCCCGAGCTGATGACGCTGGAAAAGATTGCGGCGTGGGCGATCACGGAGCCGGACTCGGGCTCGGATGCGTTCGGCGGCATGAAGACCTCAGTCCGGCGCTCCGGCGACGGAGATGGGGCCTACATCCTCAACGGGCAGAAGACCTTCATCACCAACGGGCCCTACGCCGACGTGCTCGTGGTTTACGCCAAACTCGACGAGGGCGACCCGTCGGTGGACAAGCGCAACCGCTCGGTGCTGGTCTTCGTGCTCGATGCGGGCATGCCGGGCCTGACCCAGGGCAAGCCGTTCAAGAAGATGGGCATGATGTCCTCGCCGACGGGCGAGCTGTTCTTCGACAACGTGCGGCTGACCCCGGATCGTCTGCTCGGCGAGAGCGAACAGCACGCCGAAGGCGACGGCCGCGACAGCGCCCGGGCCAATTTCGCCGCCGAGCGGATCGGGATCGCGATGATGGCGCTGGGCATCATCGACGAATGCCACCGACTGTGCGTCGATTACGCCAAGAGCAGGACGTTGTGGGGCAAGAACATTGGGCAGTTCCAGCTGATCCAGCTCAAGCTGGCCAAGATGGAGATCGCCCGAATGAACGTGCAGAACATGGTCTTTCACACCATCGAACGCCAGCAGGCGGGTAAACCGCTGACGCTGGCCGAGGCCTCGGCAATCAAGCTGTACTCGTCGGAGGCGGCCACCGAGGTGGCGATGGAGGCCGTGCAGCTGTTCGGCGGCAACGGCTACATGGCCGAGTACCGGGTGGAGCAGCTGGCCCGCGACGCCAAATCACTGATGATCTACGCCGGCAGCAACGAGGTCCAGGTCACCCACATCGCCAAGGGTCTGCTGTCGAGCTGA
- the pptT gene encoding 4'-phosphopantetheinyl transferase PptT: protein MTGTLVSSVLPASDGLAYSEVYSDPPGVAPLPEEEPLIARSVAKRRNEFITVRHCARIALGELGLPPAPILKGEKGEPRWPDGVVGSLTHCTGYRGAVVGRTGAVRSVGIDAEPHDVLPDGVLNAISLPAERSEIPSVLPGDLHWDRILFCAKEATYKAWFPLTRRWLGFEDAHITFEADHPGATTGGFVSRILIDPAALCGPPLTALSGRWSVARGLVLTAIVL, encoded by the coding sequence ATGACGGGCACGCTGGTCTCCTCGGTGCTCCCCGCATCGGACGGCCTGGCCTACTCGGAGGTGTACTCCGATCCGCCGGGGGTGGCCCCGCTGCCCGAGGAGGAGCCGTTGATCGCCCGGTCGGTGGCCAAGCGGCGCAACGAGTTCATCACCGTGCGGCACTGCGCGCGCATCGCGCTGGGCGAGCTCGGCCTGCCCCCGGCGCCGATCCTCAAGGGAGAGAAGGGAGAACCCCGCTGGCCCGACGGCGTGGTGGGCAGTCTCACCCATTGCACGGGCTATCGCGGGGCGGTGGTGGGCCGCACCGGCGCGGTGCGCTCGGTGGGCATCGACGCCGAACCGCACGACGTGCTGCCCGACGGGGTGCTGAACGCGATCAGCCTGCCCGCCGAACGTTCCGAGATCCCGTCTGTCTTGCCCGGGGATCTGCATTGGGATCGAATCCTGTTCTGCGCCAAGGAGGCAACGTACAAGGCCTGGTTCCCGCTGACGCGGCGCTGGCTGGGCTTCGAGGACGCCCACATCACCTTCGAGGCCGATCACCCGGGCGCGACGACGGGCGGTTTCGTCTCGCGGATCCTGATCGATCCGGCGGCGCTGTGCGGTCCGCCGCTGACCGCGCTGTCCGGCCGGTGGTCGGTGGCGCGCGGGCTGGTGCTGACCGCCATCGTGTTATGA
- the mntR gene encoding manganese-binding transcriptional regulator MntR has translation MRADEERGGLTAVGQDYLKAIWNAQEWSPEGAPQKVSTKMLAEKIGVSASTASESIRKLAEQGLVDHEKYGAVTLTEAGRRAALEMVRRHRLLETFLVNELGYAWDEVHDEAEVLEHAVSDRLVARIDAKLGFPQRDPHGDPIPATDGQVPTPPARQLWACGDGDTGTVARISDADSEMLRYFTDVGINLDSRLRVLTRREFAGMISVAIESGDGAETTVDLGSPAARAIWVTA, from the coding sequence GTGAGGGCTGACGAAGAGCGTGGCGGTCTCACCGCGGTCGGCCAGGACTACCTCAAGGCCATCTGGAATGCCCAGGAGTGGTCGCCCGAGGGTGCGCCGCAGAAGGTCAGCACCAAGATGCTGGCCGAGAAGATCGGGGTGTCGGCCAGCACCGCCTCCGAGTCGATCCGCAAACTCGCCGAACAGGGGCTGGTCGACCACGAGAAGTACGGCGCGGTGACCCTGACCGAGGCGGGCCGGCGCGCGGCGCTTGAGATGGTGCGCCGGCACCGGCTGCTGGAGACCTTCCTGGTCAACGAGCTGGGCTACGCCTGGGACGAGGTGCACGACGAGGCGGAGGTGCTCGAGCACGCGGTGTCGGACCGCCTGGTGGCGCGCATCGACGCCAAACTCGGCTTCCCGCAGCGCGACCCGCACGGTGACCCGATACCGGCCACCGACGGCCAGGTGCCCACGCCGCCGGCCCGTCAGCTGTGGGCGTGCGGCGACGGCGACACCGGGACGGTGGCCCGCATCTCCGACGCCGACTCGGAGATGCTGCGCTATTTCACCGACGTCGGCATCAACCTCGACTCGCGGCTGCGGGTGCTGACCCGCCGCGAGTTCGCCGGCATGATCTCGGTGGCGATCGAGTCCGGCGACGGCGCCGAGACGACGGTGGACCTGGGCAGCCCCGCCGCCCGGGCGATCTGGGTAACGGCATAA
- the truB gene encoding tRNA pseudouridine(55) synthase TruB, which translates to MSPPGLVVVDKPAGMTSHDVVGRCRRIFATRRVGHAGTLDPMATGVLVLGVERATKILGLLTAAAKSYSATIRLGQATSTDDAEGDVVRSVDARHLTSQAIEAAVGGLRGDIHQVPSTVSAIKVAGKRAYKLVREGQAVELPARPVRIDRFEVRDVRAAGECVDVDVEVDCSSGTYVRALARDLGAALGVGGHLTALRRTRVGRFGLEQAYGLDELAECPRLSYGLDEACLLIFGRRDLSADEAEAAGNGRALAAARIDGVYAACAPDGRVIALLRDEGARTRSVVVIRPATMQDGTS; encoded by the coding sequence ATGAGCCCTCCGGGGCTGGTCGTCGTCGACAAGCCGGCGGGAATGACCAGTCACGACGTGGTGGGCCGGTGTCGCCGGATCTTCGCGACCCGACGGGTGGGGCACGCCGGGACGCTGGACCCGATGGCCACCGGCGTGCTGGTGCTCGGCGTCGAGCGCGCCACCAAGATCCTGGGCCTGCTGACCGCGGCCGCCAAGTCGTACTCGGCCACCATCCGGCTGGGCCAGGCCACCTCCACCGACGACGCCGAGGGCGACGTGGTGCGCAGCGTCGACGCGCGGCACCTGACGAGCCAGGCGATCGAGGCGGCGGTGGGCGGGCTGCGCGGCGACATCCACCAGGTGCCCTCGACCGTCAGCGCGATCAAGGTGGCCGGCAAGCGGGCCTACAAGCTGGTCCGCGAGGGCCAGGCCGTCGAGCTGCCGGCCCGCCCGGTGCGCATCGACCGGTTCGAGGTGCGCGATGTGCGCGCCGCCGGTGAGTGCGTCGACGTCGACGTCGAGGTGGACTGCTCGTCGGGAACCTACGTTCGGGCGCTGGCCCGCGACCTGGGCGCGGCGCTCGGGGTGGGCGGGCATCTGACGGCGCTGCGGCGCACCCGGGTCGGGCGCTTCGGGCTTGAGCAGGCGTATGGGCTCGACGAGCTGGCCGAGTGCCCGCGGCTGAGCTACGGCCTGGACGAGGCATGCCTGCTGATCTTCGGGCGCCGCGATTTGTCCGCCGACGAGGCCGAGGCCGCCGGCAACGGCCGGGCCCTGGCGGCGGCCAGGATCGACGGAGTGTATGCCGCCTGCGCCCCCGACGGCCGGGTGATCGCGCTGCTGCGCGACGAGGGCGCGCGGACTAGATCGGTCGTCGTCATCCGCCCGGCGACGATGCAGGACGGTACGTCCTGA
- a CDS encoding polyribonucleotide nucleotidyltransferase yields MSVAEIEEGVFEATATIDNGSFGTRTIRFETGRLAQQAAGAVVAYLDDENMLLSATTASKSPKEHFDFFPLTVDVEERMYAAGRIPGSFFRREGRPSTDAILTCRLIDRPLRPSFVDGLRNEIQVVVTILSLDPNDLYDVLAINAASASTQLGGLPFSGPIGGVRVALIDGTWVAFPTVEQLERAVFDMVVAGRKVDGADGPDVAIMMVEAEATSNVIELIDGGAQAPTETVVAQGLEAAKPFIEVLCTAQQELADKAARPTSDYPTFPDYGDDVYYSVASVATDELSKALTIGGKAERDARTDELKAEVLARLAETYEGREKEVSAAFRSLTKKLVRQRILTDHFRIDGRGITDIRALSAEVAVVPRAHGSALFQRGETQILGVTTLDMVKMAQQIDSLGPETTKRYMHHYNFPPFSTGETGRVGSPKRREIGHGALAERALVPVLPSLEDFPYAIRQVSEALGSNGSTSMGSVCASTLALLNAGVPLKAPVAGIAMGLVSDDIEVEAGDGTKSLERRFVTLTDILGAEDAFGDMDFKVAGTKDFVTALQLDTKLDGIPSQVLAGALSQAKDARLIILEVMAEAIDEPDEMSPYAPRVTTIRVPVDKIGEVIGPKGKIINAITEETGAQISIEDDGTVFVGATDGPSAQAAIDRINAIANPQLPTVGERFLGTVVKTTDFGAFVSLLPGRDGLVHISKLGKGKRIAKVEDVVNVGDKLRVEIADIDKRGKISLVLVEEDNSAPADTPAAAPADATS; encoded by the coding sequence ATGTCTGTCGCTGAAATTGAAGAAGGCGTGTTCGAGGCGACCGCCACCATCGACAACGGGAGCTTCGGCACCCGCACCATCCGCTTCGAGACCGGCCGGTTGGCCCAGCAGGCTGCCGGCGCCGTCGTCGCCTACCTCGACGACGAGAACATGCTGTTGTCGGCGACCACCGCCAGCAAGAGCCCCAAGGAGCACTTCGACTTCTTCCCGCTCACCGTCGACGTCGAGGAGCGGATGTACGCCGCGGGCCGCATCCCCGGCTCGTTCTTCCGCCGCGAGGGTCGCCCCTCCACCGACGCCATCCTGACCTGCCGGCTCATCGACCGCCCGCTGCGGCCGTCGTTCGTCGACGGCCTGCGCAACGAAATCCAGGTCGTCGTCACGATTTTGAGCCTGGACCCCAACGACCTGTATGACGTGCTGGCGATCAACGCCGCGTCGGCCTCCACCCAGCTGGGCGGTCTGCCGTTCTCCGGCCCCATCGGCGGGGTGCGGGTGGCGCTGATCGACGGCACCTGGGTGGCGTTCCCGACGGTCGAGCAGCTCGAGCGCGCGGTGTTCGACATGGTGGTGGCCGGCCGCAAGGTCGACGGCGCCGACGGGCCCGACGTCGCCATCATGATGGTCGAGGCCGAGGCCACCTCCAACGTCATCGAACTCATCGACGGCGGCGCCCAGGCGCCCACGGAAACCGTTGTGGCCCAAGGCCTTGAGGCCGCCAAACCGTTCATCGAGGTGCTGTGCACCGCGCAGCAGGAGCTCGCCGACAAGGCCGCCAGGCCCACCAGCGACTACCCGACCTTCCCCGACTACGGCGACGACGTCTACTACTCGGTGGCGTCGGTGGCCACCGACGAGCTGTCCAAGGCGCTGACCATCGGCGGCAAGGCCGAACGCGACGCGCGCACCGACGAGCTCAAGGCCGAGGTGCTGGCCCGGCTGGCCGAAACCTATGAGGGCCGCGAGAAAGAGGTCAGCGCCGCGTTCCGCTCGCTGACCAAAAAGCTGGTGCGCCAGCGCATCCTGACCGACCACTTCCGCATCGACGGCCGCGGCATCACCGACATCCGCGCGCTGTCCGCCGAGGTCGCCGTGGTTCCGCGGGCACACGGCAGCGCGCTGTTCCAGCGCGGTGAAACCCAGATCCTGGGGGTGACCACGCTGGACATGGTCAAGATGGCCCAGCAGATCGACTCGCTGGGGCCCGAGACCACGAAACGCTATATGCACCACTACAATTTCCCGCCGTTCTCCACCGGCGAGACCGGCCGGGTGGGCTCGCCCAAGCGCCGCGAGATCGGCCACGGCGCGCTGGCCGAGCGTGCCCTGGTGCCGGTGCTGCCGAGCCTCGAGGACTTCCCGTACGCCATCCGGCAAGTGTCCGAGGCGCTGGGCTCCAACGGCTCGACGTCGATGGGCTCGGTCTGCGCGTCCACGCTGGCGCTGCTCAACGCCGGGGTGCCGCTCAAGGCGCCGGTGGCCGGCATCGCGATGGGCCTGGTGTCCGACGACATAGAAGTTGAGGCGGGAGACGGCACAAAATCGCTTGAGCGCCGCTTCGTCACCCTGACCGACATCCTGGGCGCCGAGGACGCGTTCGGCGACATGGACTTCAAGGTGGCCGGCACCAAGGACTTCGTCACCGCGCTGCAGCTGGACACCAAGCTCGACGGCATCCCGTCGCAGGTGCTGGCCGGGGCGCTGAGCCAGGCCAAGGATGCCCGCCTGATCATCCTCGAGGTGATGGCCGAGGCCATCGACGAGCCCGACGAGATGAGCCCGTACGCGCCGCGGGTCACCACCATCCGGGTCCCGGTGGACAAGATCGGCGAGGTGATCGGCCCCAAGGGCAAGATCATCAACGCCATCACCGAGGAGACCGGCGCCCAGATCTCCATCGAGGACGACGGCACCGTGTTCGTCGGGGCCACCGACGGCCCGTCGGCGCAGGCCGCGATCGACCGGATCAACGCCATCGCCAACCCGCAGCTGCCCACCGTCGGTGAGCGGTTCCTCGGAACCGTGGTCAAGACAACGGATTTCGGCGCGTTCGTGTCGCTGCTGCCCGGGCGTGACGGCCTGGTGCACATCTCCAAACTCGGCAAGGGCAAGCGCATCGCCAAGGTCGAGGACGTGGTGAACGTCGGCGACAAGCTGCGCGTGGAGATCGCCGACATCGACAAGCGCGGCAAGATCTCGCTGGTCCTGGTGGAGGAAGACAACTCGGCACCCGCCGACACCCCGGCGGCCGCCCCTGCCGATGCCACCAGCTGA
- a CDS encoding bifunctional riboflavin kinase/FAD synthetase yields MQRWRGQDEIPTDWGRCVLTIGVFDGVHRGHAELIAHAVKAGRARNVPTVLMTFDPHPMEVVYPGSHPAQLTTLTRRAELVEELGIDVFLVMPFTTDFMKLTPDRYVHELLVENLHVVEVVVGENFTFGKKATGNVETLRRAGERFGFAVEAMSLLSEHHSNQTVTFSSTYIRSCVDAGDVVAAMEALGRPHRVEGVVVRGEGRGIQLGFPTANVAPPMYSAIPADGVYAAWFTVLGHGPVTGTVIPGERYQAAVSVGTNPTFSGRTRTVEAFVLDTQADLYGQHVALDFVARIRGQHKFDSVDDLVVAMGQDTERARQLLSAG; encoded by the coding sequence GTGCAGCGGTGGCGCGGCCAAGACGAGATACCCACGGACTGGGGCAGGTGTGTGCTGACCATCGGCGTGTTCGACGGTGTGCACCGCGGCCACGCCGAGCTGATCGCGCACGCGGTCAAGGCGGGGCGGGCCCGCAACGTGCCGACGGTGTTGATGACGTTCGACCCGCACCCGATGGAAGTGGTCTACCCGGGCAGCCATCCCGCCCAGTTGACGACGCTGACCCGGCGCGCCGAGCTGGTCGAGGAGCTGGGCATCGACGTTTTCCTGGTGATGCCGTTCACCACCGACTTCATGAAACTCACCCCGGACCGCTACGTGCACGAGCTGCTGGTGGAGAACCTGCACGTGGTCGAGGTGGTGGTGGGGGAGAACTTCACCTTCGGCAAGAAGGCGACCGGCAACGTGGAGACGCTGCGGCGGGCCGGCGAGCGGTTCGGGTTCGCCGTGGAGGCGATGTCGCTGCTGTCCGAGCACCACAGCAACCAGACCGTGACGTTCTCCTCGACCTACATCCGGTCCTGTGTGGACGCCGGCGACGTGGTGGCGGCCATGGAGGCGCTGGGCCGTCCGCACCGGGTGGAGGGCGTCGTCGTCCGCGGCGAGGGGCGGGGGATCCAACTGGGCTTCCCGACGGCCAACGTGGCCCCGCCGATGTATTCGGCGATCCCCGCCGACGGGGTCTACGCCGCCTGGTTCACCGTGCTGGGCCACGGGCCGGTGACCGGCACCGTCATCCCGGGTGAGCGCTACCAGGCGGCGGTATCGGTGGGCACCAACCCGACCTTCTCCGGGCGCACCCGCACCGTCGAGGCGTTCGTCCTGGACACCCAGGCCGACCTGTACGGGCAGCACGTCGCGCTGGATTTCGTCGCCCGCATCCGCGGCCAGCACAAGTTCGACTCGGTCGACGACCTCGTCGTCGCCATGGGCCAGGACACCGAGCGGGCGCGTCAGCTGCTATCCGCGGGCTGA
- a CDS encoding metallophosphoesterase family protein produces MAGQESSNAGQPTLWAVSDLHTGHLGNKPVTESLHPSSPEDWLIVAGDVAERTDDIRWALDLLRQRFAKVIWVPGNHELWTTTRDPVQVFGKARYDYLVNMCDEIGVITPEHPFPVWTERGGPATIVPMFLLYDYSFLPDGAASKAEGLMIARDRNVVATDEFLLSPEPYPTREAWCRERLEITRARLEALDWMTPTVLVNHFPLVREPCDALFYPEFSLWCGTTKTADWHTRYNAVCSVYGHLHIPRTTWYDDVRFEEVSVGYPREWRRRKPYGWLRQVLPDPQYAPGYLNDFGGHFEITPEMRRQATQFRERLRQRQSR; encoded by the coding sequence GTGGCAGGCCAGGAATCGAGCAACGCGGGACAACCGACGCTGTGGGCGGTGTCCGACCTGCACACCGGGCATCTGGGCAACAAGCCGGTCACGGAGTCGCTGCATCCGTCGTCGCCGGAGGACTGGCTGATCGTCGCCGGCGACGTCGCCGAACGCACCGACGACATCCGCTGGGCCCTTGACCTGCTGCGACAGCGGTTCGCCAAGGTGATCTGGGTGCCGGGCAACCACGAGCTGTGGACCACGACCCGCGACCCGGTGCAGGTCTTCGGCAAGGCCCGCTACGACTATCTGGTCAACATGTGCGACGAGATCGGCGTCATCACGCCCGAGCATCCGTTCCCGGTGTGGACCGAGCGCGGCGGCCCGGCCACCATCGTGCCGATGTTCCTGCTCTACGACTACAGCTTCTTGCCGGACGGGGCCGCAAGCAAGGCCGAGGGCCTGATGATCGCGCGGGACCGCAACGTGGTGGCCACCGACGAGTTCCTGCTCTCCCCGGAGCCCTATCCCACCCGGGAGGCGTGGTGCCGGGAACGGCTGGAAATCACCCGCGCCCGGCTGGAGGCGCTGGATTGGATGACGCCGACCGTGCTGGTCAACCACTTCCCACTGGTACGCGAGCCGTGCGACGCGTTGTTCTACCCGGAGTTCTCGCTGTGGTGCGGCACCACCAAGACCGCCGACTGGCACACCCGCTACAACGCGGTGTGCTCGGTCTACGGCCACCTGCACATCCCGCGCACCACCTGGTATGACGACGTGCGGTTCGAGGAGGTGTCGGTGGGCTATCCGCGGGAGTGGCGGCGCCGCAAGCCCTACGGCTGGCTGCGCCAGGTGCTGCCGGATCCCCAGTACGCGCCGGGCTACCTCAACGACTTCGGCGGTCACTTCGAGATCACTCCCGAGATGCGCCGGCAGGCCACGCAGTTCCGGGAACGGTTGCGGCAGCGGCAGTCACGATGA